Below is a genomic region from Methanolobus sediminis.
CTGAAACATAGAATATCACCTGAAGAAGCAACATTCAGTGCTAGTCCTTTTTCTATCCTTTTACAGATAATACGGTTGAATACATATGACTGGTATGCATGAATGAACATTTTCCTGATATTCGGGGAAAGTACACTGAAAGAACCTGCATAATCTCCAGGATTTTCCACAAGATAATGCATCATTGCCCTCTCATACCTGAGGCGAAGTGGATATGTCTTCAGTCCTTCCGCAAAATCCTTTGTTTCCCACACGAAGTCTCTGACCTCTTTAACATCGTTCATTTCATCAGGGAATGATTTTGCTATATAGATAAGGGCAGCTTCTTCCGCATCTCCACGAAGTAACTGTTCACCTACAAGATGTGTAACAGGTCTTACAGCTCCAAATCTCTGGACACCGAAAAAGTTAGGAACACCACCGTATTCAGCAATCTCCTTAGTGGTGGCTTCAAGAGTTTTGTTAAGTTCGTCAGGTTTCATATCAACATCCCTGACAGTAATGATAAACTCATTTCCATAAAGGTCACCAAGACCAATGGATCTTGTTGATTTTCCGATAACCTTTAGTTCAACATCCTTGAGATAGAAATTTTCAATATCTTCTTCGGAAATATCATAAATACTTATCTTCTGGGTGGTTTTGGCTCTCTTATCTTTGGTGCCTGCAAAACCGATCCTTTTCTGGCTGATACCAAGTTTACGGGACATATCCCTGACAAGATGATGCATATCCCAGTTTGTCTTTGTAAGTTCAAGTATCAGATTTTTACCGCTGTCACCTTCTTCGCGGTTTGTTATCTCTTTGACAATAAAATCTTCAGGCTCCTGCCTGAGCACACCGCCTATGCCTTCGGTATGCGTGCTGTAAAGTTCGATTCCCATCTTCTTTTCAATTTCCGGTATCATTAATTATCATCCATTATCATATTAAGTCTGGGGAGCTATGTCAATCACAGTTACCGTACTGGTATTGAGGAAAGTCCACCCATTTTCAGTTGGTGCTGTTCCTCCGGGAAGTCCTCCCGCATAGATACTTGATGTAGGATCCATCATGAGCCAGCATCCATACTCATCTGTAGTATAATAGATAGGCACTGGTCCGTAATATTCTCCGATGGCATCTGCAATAATTTCTGTATCATTTCCAATGTATGCTGCTGTAAATGCATGGGTATCCGTGAGGTAGACTCTTGAGGTTCCTCCGATTGCTTCTATGAGTGATGCCAGCAGAATAGCGTAGTCATCACAATCACCAGCTCCTACTGTAATTGTCTCACCAGGAGTTGACCAGAGATCCTTTCCTCTCGGGTCACTTACATATTGTATATTCTCTTTTGTGTCATCGAAAAGATAACATAGCTGGTATATATTGTACTGTCCCGGATATTTCTTTGCAGAAGCTGCTGCCATGGTACGTACCTGGACATCATAGGGGTCAATTTTCTCGTTAACCAGAGTGAATAGCTGTTCCGGATTTGTAGAGTATTTCGGATTCTGTGCATCCATTTTATCGGATACTTCGATACTTATATTCTCGAAATCCTGTTCTCCGTAATCGTGCCACTTGCCGGAATCTGTCTGGACGAGGAGTGATATAACAGGGTCAAGTCTTATCTGTGTGGAATCTTCTGGAACTTCTATGAATAGAATGCCAACACGTATTTCTTCTCCAGGTTCCACGTTAATTCCTGCCTCATGGGAAACCATTTCGTTTTCCCCGTTCAACTTAAAACCGAAATGGTAGATGTAAACAGGAGAATCTCCCATGTTGTGCACATATACGCTGATAACAGCTTCTGTACCTTCAAAGAATTCGGTGTAATAATAGGAACTGGATATCTCAAAACCAGGCATTTTTTCTGTGTATCTGTCCGGACTTCCATCATTGATATTCAGACTCTGAGAAGGAACTACAGGAATGGTCAGCTCACTGGAATCCAGTGTATAGTAATCATCACTCTGGAAGAGGGTTACTGATGAGGGATCAAATATATCCTCCACTTTTTTTACGGATTCCGAAATACATCCGGAGCTCAGTATTATTCCTGAAAGTAAGAGGACCATAAAAGTCATTTTTAGCATCTTCGTTTTTTTCTCATTTTTCATGCTAAACTCCCACTAATTCAGGACTCAGACAAGTTTCAGATTTCCTGTTACTTTATCGATATCATCGGTTTTTGCAGGTCCGATGCCCAGTACTGTAACAGTTCCGGGAGCAATTTCTGTAAGTCCTGCGTCCTGTATAAGTGCAGTTGGAAGTCCCTGTCTTCTTGCAACCTCTTTCAGCTCAAAGAGGTCTTTTAGTGTTGGAACCCTGAGGACAACTTTTTTCTGTCCACCTTCTTTCCATTTGTCAAGGGTTGAGCGGTCAGCCCACTCTGAAGCAGAGACTGCTGCATGTGCAACCTGTACGGCAAGCTTGCCCTTTGATAGTTTAAGGTCGTCTCTGATAACAATGCATTGTTTATATTCAGTCATTTTAAAGCCCCGTTTTTTCCAGCCTGCTATCTATAGCAGTTATGATGTGTTCTGCAACATTGATATTCAGGGATTTATAGATACCTGCCCCGGAAGGAGTTGCATTGACTTCCAGGACAAAACATCTTTTGTCACTTTCTATAATGTCCACTCCTGCATACATCGCTCCGATAGTTTCCGCAGCATCTATACACATTCTTTCCTGCTCTGCCGTAAGTTCACATGCTGCTGGTGTGCCTCCCTGGCTCAGGTTGTTCAGCCACCATCCTTCAGGTGCTTTCCGGTAAATTGCACCTATAACTTTGCCGTCAACAACAAATGCACGAATATCCTGTCCTGAGTTTTCTATGAATTCCTGTATATAAAGCATTCCTTTTTCATCAAGGATTCGATTAACAATGTCTTCTGCATTTGTTTTTTCTTCAGTTCCATCTGGTGCAAGGACAATTCCATTTTTGATACGGTTGATACCTATACCTTTGTATCCGAAAACAGGCTTTATGACAGCATCCTCTAGTTTGTCAATTATCTCAAGGGCTTTTTCGGTTTCCTGGCTTACAAAAGTCTCAGGTGTCGGAATTCCTGCACCTGCCAACAGACAGCTTGCATAGAACTTGTTAGCAGCATTCTGTATGGCTGCCGGTGGATTTACTATAAGTACGCCACTTTGTTCAAGTTCTCTCAGTACATCAAAGCGGAATATATGAGCATCATTCTTTCCCGGCCCCATATCCCTGATAATGACAGCATCCAGTTCTGAAAGACAGATATCGCCTGCTCTGTGGATTATAGTTCTTCCAATGGATGTTTCAATCTGTCCAAGATCAGGATAATATGTTTCAAATCCTCTTTTTTCCGCTTCCTGCATGAGTGCCTGAGCAGTCCAGTCATGCGGATCAGTTACAACAATTCCCAGTTTTTTCATATTCTTTCCACGCTTTCTAAGTGTCTATGAACTATTAGAACTGTTGCTTGCAAGTTTCTCTGCAAATTCATCCTTACTGATCCAAACCTGCTGCAATACATCCTGGAATATCTATTACATTTTTTACAGTATCGATAATTACTCCATCTGCAGTGGCTACAACATAATCAGATGAACTGTTCTTCAGATCGAAATCCACATGTTTTGATGTCCTTGCATCACCTGATATTGCGAGTTCTTCCATGCGTTTCCTTATTAACGCTGCAAGTTCACCGCTGTTTTTCATTTGCGTGTCCAGTAATATTTCAGCACTTGCAACATCTGATGTCTTTATGAGATCCAGCATATTCTCAACAGCCTGGTAAGTAGTATTTCCATTTGAATGATTCTTGAACACTCCTTTTATATCACGGAGGAATGAGTCATCACCTATCCATACTTCTTCAGCATCAAGCAAACTCTCCAGTGTGATAAGTACGTTATACCCGTCGACAAGCAGTTTTCTGTCTTTCAGGTCATGGGTACCAAGTTTCTTTTTCTGACGTGAAATTGCTGTTGAACAGGAAAATACTGTACGTGCCAGTATGTATCTTTCATTTTTATCCAGTCCGTAATGATCCCCTGCAAAGCGGATGGCACTGTCCCTGCGATAACCTCTTTCGAGTAAGTAGCGTATATCTTCCGCAGCTTTTGTTCTCTGTTCATCTTCATTCTTAATATTCTGGATTTTTATAACATATCTGCTTTCTGGCATCAGGTATCAGCTATTATTTAACACTGATTTTTTCTTTAAACTAGTTAACGTCTAATTATATTCGGGTTTTATTTAAATACTTTAAATATATACTGCTTTGTGACTTTGAGACATGTTTCTCTTACTCAAAATATAATTGTGAATTGGCTTTGTGAGTGACCTGGATGGATGAGCATAAAAAGGGAAAAGTGCTGATAGTTGACGACGAATCAATGAATGTCAAGCTATTGGATGCTTATCTCATGCATGAATATGAGATAATATCGGCCTATGGTGGTGTGGAGGCACTGGAAAAAGTGGAGGCACATAACCCCGATATAATTCTCCTTGACCTCATGATGCCGGATATCACTGGTTATGAGGTCTGTAAAATTCTGAAAGGTTCTGAAAAGACCCGTTTTATTCCTATTATCATGGTCACAGCACTATCTAGCCTTGAAGACCGTATAAAAGGTATTAATGCCGGTGCAGATGATTTCCTTACAAAACCTTTAGACCGTCTGGAGATTAAGACCAGGGTCGGTTCACTTCTCAGGATCAAAAAGTTGCATGATGAACTGATATCCGAAAGGGACCAGGCACAGAACTATCTGGACCTTGCAGGGGTAATGCTCTTTGTTCTCGATGAGAATGGTATTGTTAAAGTCATTAACAGGAAAGGATGCGAAATACTGGGTTACCGGGAAGATGAGATCCTTGGGAATGACTGGTTCGAGAGTTACGTTCCTGAACTTTTCAGGGAAAATGCCAGAATAGGATTTGAGAAGCTGCGTTCTACCCAGACTGAAAGTACAGGTTATTTTGAGGTTCCTTTCCTTAACAGTAATAAGCAGAAAAGGATAATGAGCTGGAACAATATTGTACTTCGTGATCCAGAAGGTGGCATAAACGGCCTGCTTGTTTCCGGGGAAGATATTACAGAAAGGATAGAAGCGGAATCCAAGATCAAAAGGGCCAATGAATATCTTGATAATCTTTTGAAGGCATCCCCGATTGCCATATTAGCCCTTGACAATAAAAAAAGAGTTGTTACTGCTAACAGAAATGCAGCAGATCTGTTAGGTTACGAGGTCAGTGAGATAATTGCAAGACCCATTAGGGAATTTGTAGATAATGCAGACTTGCTGGAATTTGCAGATAAAAATGACTTTGAAATGGTATTCTATACCAAACATGAAGAAAAAGTCCGTATGAACGTTTCAACATCCCTGCTTCCAGATGACGGTGGAAAAGAAGGTCTTGTGATTACACTTCAGGATCGTTCCAGACTCCGTGGTCTTTTTATTACCCCTCTTACCGAAGACATTGAAGAAGATTCTGATCAGGCAGACATCGAACTTGAAAGCGGATATATTTATCTTTCAGGTTCGGAGGACCCCGGCCAGAGCTACAATGCATTTTCCGAACTTGTTAAAAGCGGAAAGCCCGGACTTTGCATTACCAGAATGAACCCTGATAAGATAAGAAACACATATGGTATCGCAAAAACTCCTATTGTATGGCTGACCAAGAATAAAATCGCTGGTCAGCAGTCAATCGATTCCACGGAGCTTTTCAGAATATATCCTACTATCGCGGATTTTGTCAATAAGGTTGAAGACGGTGTTGTTCTCATGGATGGTCTGGAGTATCTGGTACTTGACAATGATTTCCTTTCGGTGGTCAAACTGCTGGAACAGACCAATGATACAATTATGGCATCAAGTTCCCGAATGGTGCTTCAACTTGACCCTGATGTTCTTGAGAAAAAAGAATTCCATCTTCTAAAGAGATGGATGAGGCCCGTGGCGGGAGATGTTCCTCCTCAGGACAAGAATTAATAGAAATATATATCGTTCTTCTATAATTTAATAAAACGGATGGATATATCTATACTGTATGTCATAATTCTGGCAAATGCAGCGTTAAAAACAGTTAATATTTAGATTTGTTACTACTATTTTTATCACTATCATTAAAGATATATATTATTTTTACACTATTATCCTTTACTTCTTTTTGAAAAATAGAAAGAATGAGGGGTATTATGAGATTTGTGGATAGCATAGATGGTTTGAATGATGTCTTTGAGACAGATATACCCAAAAACAGTGTAGTGCTGGTCACCGGTGCGGCAGGTACACTTAAATCAGGTTTTACATTTCAGTTATTGTCCAATTACCTGGAAGAACAGGATGAGTATGGTCTGTACATAACATTTGAACAAAGCAAGGAAAACCATCTTCTGAACATGGAAAGCATGGGAATCGCGTTATCAAATAAGCTACATATATCTGATTTCAGTGATTATCGTGTAATGTATGATGATTTTTCAGATGATTTAATAAACATTCTCGAGGAGAATATTATTCAGTTCAAGGAACATATCGGCGAGAAATGCACATGTATAGCTGTTGATTCTCTGGGAGCTCTTTATTCTCTTCTTGATGCCGATTCCCATAACCTGAGAAAAAAGATGTACAAATTCCTTGAAACACTGAGGCGTGAGAAACTTACAACTTTCCTTATACTGGAAGAAGAAAACAGGTCTGATATGTCTAACCCTTCCACAGGTATGGAAGGTTATCTTGCAGATGGGATTATTGAACTCGGCCTGCACCTGAAGGGTAATGTTGCCAACAGGTACATGAGAGTAAGAAAAATGCGTGCTACGGCACACAGTATGGAACCCTGGATCCTTGCTGTATCCGAAAACGGACTAAAAGTGTACAAAGGCAATTTTTAATGCAAATTTTCTCTCCTAAAAATCTCAAATCCCCGAATCCGGCTTTAAGCTAAATATTTATATTTTTAAGCAAAAACATATGGTGACTATCAGAGGGGTTATTAGATATGTTTACAGGTTTCAACATGCTTTATGTGAATTTGCTTTTGCAGCTAACTGTAGTTATATTGCTCATTTTCGCAGTGATAAAAGCATACAGGGATTCTTATGACGAACACTGCAAGTTCATGACTATTGCTATTGCAGTACAGATATTGTCAGTACTTATATTCATGGCACCTTCAATGTACTCTTTGTCTGGCATAATAATGACAGGTTACTTTACTACCCTAATGTATCTTCATCACATATTGGGTCTGATTGTTATCGTGCTTTCGATATACATCAAACTGGCATTCAATGGAAAGATTCCCTCACCTGTTCCGCCACTGAAAATGATGAAGCCAACCCTGTTTCTCTGGGTGCTGACATTGCTGGGTGGATCCACTCTCTATCTTACTTTATGGAAAGGAATCACTATTATATGATTTTCATGTGTGTTGCATAGGACGAAGAACATTCATCTCCTGTCAACAACACGTTTTGGTCTGCCTTTAATGTGGTAGAATTCCAGTTCACCGGGTTTTACATAGTTGAAAAGAATGTTCAAGCTGCCATCAATGTAAGCGTTTTCAAGATTCATTTTGTAGGCAAAGAAAGATTTGAGGAAATTTTCCTTTATAAGTTCTTTGTTGCATCTCTCCGGTTCATTGCATTCCATACTTACCCTGAGTGTTGTTTCTCCTTCCTCATCTCCACCGTAAAGGAATGCTTCATACTCTCCTGTAAGGTACTCCATATTTTCTCTCTGGAAAACTCCTTTTTCGATGTCTACCCGGTTAAAAGGGGTTCCTGTTGTCCAGAATGTTTCTGCTTCCCTTTCAGGAGTCATTATTTTCATATGTGTTCTTCCACAGGCACATCCACCTCTGTCAACAACAACAGTTGTGTCCTCCGTATCATAATTGAGAAGTATGTTCCCACTTTTTGCTCCCACTGGCAGCAGAGTGGTAAGTACCAGTCTGCCGCATTCTCCATCCTTTACGAATTTGTCCATGCCGGGGTCGTAAACATCCAGGTGCACCAGGTCTTCAGGTACATGGAGACCATTGATTTCGCTGCATTCTCCACACATTGTTCCCTCTGTGCTTCCGTAATTGTTGTAAACATCACAGTTCCAGATCTCAGCAACATATTTTCTGGTCTCCTCTGCAAAGCTTTCTCCGCCAATGACAAGTCTTTCTATGCCGGATTCATCTGGCTTCATGCCGTTTTCTTCCATTCTTTTTGCAAGGCGTAAAAGCTTGAATGTACTGGCAACAATGGAAGTCGGTTTGTATGATTCCAGGACTCTGACAGGGAATGTGCATTTACCTTCAGGGATTATTGTCATTCCAAGGTCTCTGGCTGCAAGTGTCATGGTGTTTGCACCTACATTCATTCCATATGAAGCGCAAACAACAACACGGTCATGCTCTCTGAATCCCTGGGAAACAAAACATCTGGCATATTTTTCCGCGTATCTTTCCCAGTCATCCCATGTTAAAAAGAATGATTTGGGTGTACCACTGGTACCACTTGTTTCATGTATAGTGAAAACATCTTTCCAGTCCACAGTTTTGAATCCAAAATCATCTTTAACAGGTGGCTGATTTTCACGAATGGTTTTTCCTGATATAATGGGTAGCTCAAGAAGGTCTTCATGAGACTTGATGTCCGATGGCTTTATTTTATGTTCCCTGAACCATTTTTTGTAGAACAATGAGTTCTCAGCAGCATAATTTACAGTATATCTGATCCTTTCATCGATCAAAGAATCAAGCTCTGATCTTTCCATTGTCTCAATTTCCGGATTGTAGAACTTTCCTGTTGTCATGTCTATTACTCCTTAGATATGTGACAGTGCTTCTATCAGTTCCTTTATCTTTTCGATGTCATTGGAAGGAAGTTTGCAGTTATGATCCTGGCATAGATGAATGGTTGTTTTATTGTCTGACATCACCATGTCTTTGGTAAACGGTGCAATTTTGCTTATCCTGTCAGAACTATTAATATCTTTCAATACCACTACTTTTTCAGGAATAAATCTCTCATTGATGAAACTGACAATTTCTGTAGTATCGCTATCATTCTTTTCTCCGGCAATTACAATTTCTACAGAGCCGTTAAGTGCAAGGTCTACGGCTGACATGAACTGCGTATATCCTGCCGGTGCAGATTTGACTTTCTCTGCAAAAACCCTGAGAGTTCTGTCTGCCAGTTCTTCAAGTTCGGGATTACCTGTTATCTTTGCAAGTCGCAACAGGTTCATGGCTGATACCGAGTTACCGGATGGGATTGCACCATCATAAACTTCCTTGCTTCTGAATATCATTTCTTCCGCTTCATCAGATGTATGGAAGAACCCACCATTTTCATTGTCATGGAAATGTGCAATCAGGTAATCGTTCAGTTTCAGAGCATGTTCAAGGTACTTTATATCAAAAGTAGTCTGGTACAGTTCGATAAGTCCCCATATGAAGAAAGCATAATCTTCCAGGAAAGCATCAACTGCGACTTCACCATCACGGTACCTGTGCTTCATCTTTCCCTCATTATCAGTCATATTTTCCATGAAGAAGTTTGCAGTTTTCATAGCTGTCTTCATATGATCTTCATTATCAAATGCCTGTGCAGCTTTACAGAATGCAGCAATTGTCAGTCCGTTCCAGTCAGTGAGTATCTTATCATCCTTGGATGGATGTATTCTTTTTTCACGTTCTGCAAATAGTTTTTCCCTCGATTTCTCAATGGACTGGAGGATATAATCTCCATATTCTCCATTCCAGATGCGGATATTCTGCATGCTCTCAGTTGTGTGGAGAATATTCTTTCCTGTCAGATCATTGCTGTGTTCTTCTGCAAAGTTGCCCTCTTTTTTGACATTAAATATCTTCATGAAAATCTCAGCATGCTCTTTCCCCAGTATTTCTTCTATCTCTGCTGTTGTCCACACGTAGAATTTTCCTTCCACACCTTCACTATCTGCATCTTCTGCGGAATAGAATCCTCCTTCTGAAGATGTCATATCCCTTTCAAGATAGCTCAGTATCTCCTCTGCAGTGGTTTTGTATTCGAGGTTTGCAGTTGCCTGATATGCTTCAGTAAGGGTAATCACCATCATAGCTTGGTCATATAACATTTTCTCAAAATGAGGTAGTAACCAGTGCCTGTCTGTGGAATATCTATGGACTCCATGGCCTATGTGGTCATATATTCCTCCCATGCGCATTGCTTCCAGTGTTCTTTCAACCATTTCCAGAGCTACTGCATTACCGGTTCTTCTCCAGTACCTCAGGAGAAATGTCAGATTATGCACGGTGGGAAACTTGGGAGCTCTGCCAAAACCTGCATATTCTTCATCAAAAATACTATAAAGCTGGTCGAATGTCTTTCTGAGCAGTTCTTTATTGACTGGTCTTATGTTTTTGTTCTCTTCTCTGTTTTTCTCTGAAACTGCATTTATTATGGATTCAGCACTGTCAAGAAGTTCATGCCTTTTAGTTTTCCAGAGCAGGGATATAGCAGGTAACAGCTCAATCATTCCTGGTACGCCGTATCTGCTTTCTCTGGGAATGTAGGTGGCAGCATAGAATGGCTTCCGGTCAGGTGTCATAACGATTGTAAGTGGCCAGCCCCCTCTGCCGTTTATCGCCTGACAGACTGCCATGTATATATTATCTATATCAGGTCTTTCCTCACGGTCAACCTTTACAGAAATGAATGATTCGTTCAAAAGTTCTGCAACAGAATCGTTTTCAAAAGATTCTTTTTCCATTACATGGCACCAGTGACATGTAGAGTAACCAATGGACAGGAATATTGGCTTGTCTTCTCTCTTTGCTCTATTAAAAGCTTCATTTTCCCATGGAAACCAGTCAACCGGATTTTGTGAATGTTGTAGCAGATAGGGACTTTTTTCATCTTTCAGTCTGTTGTATTTATCATTATGATGCATGTTGTTATTATTCACTCTATTACTCCCAATAGTTATTTGTGTATAACGTATATGTACCCATATGACTAGAAGAACTGATCATGTATAAAACTCATTTATAATACTCATTTATGTTATGATTCTTTTTACTGATTATTTGCTCATGCTTTGTGTTTTAACTTTGAAAAAACCACATATGATTATGATTATGACTTTTGGCTGTGCACAAAAATTTATATAGAACTCTATCTTATTGATTTATTATAGTACGATTAATTTGAATAAGAAAAAAAGGTGGTATGATTATGGATAGACGGTTTTTTTTACCTGTTATAATTATGTTCTTGTCGGTTCTCTTGCTTGCAGGGCTGATCAATTTCCAGACAGGTTATGCCCAGGAAGTCCCTGATGAGACCCCTGCTCCTGTTATCGGAGACAAGGAAACTGTCGTTCAGGACAGTCCAAAAACAAATGTTCAGGACTCTGAACCAATAAATGACGGTGCTTCTAAAGAGGTAGCTCCTGCTTCAACTCCTACGTTATTGGGTATGGGTGGCGGTGGTGGAACTACTGACGATGATGATAAAGATGGAGGCAGTGTGGTTGTCAGTTCTGTTAAGCTGTCTGCAGCTATCGGTGCTAATGTCACATCAGGTTGTGCACCGCTATCAGTTCAGTTCACTGATAATTCTACAGGTACTATAGATAAGGTATATTGGGATTTTGATGATAATGGTGCAAATTCAAGTGAAGCTGATCCTGCATATACTTTTGTAAATCCGGGAATCTATGTTGTGAACTTAACAGTTTCTCGTGATTACGATGGAGTTTATTCTGATAGTGCAACTCTCACTATAACTGTAGATGATTGTGCAGAAGAAGAAGGTGACAGTGAAGAGGAAGGAGGTTCTGAAGAGAAAACTCCTGTAACACAGGAAGTTCCTGAATTCCCAACCATTGCAATCCCAATGATAGCAATCATTGG
It encodes:
- a CDS encoding PKD domain-containing protein → MDRRFFLPVIIMFLSVLLLAGLINFQTGYAQEVPDETPAPVIGDKETVVQDSPKTNVQDSEPINDGASKEVAPASTPTLLGMGGGGGTTDDDDKDGGSVVVSSVKLSAAIGANVTSGCAPLSVQFTDNSTGTIDKVYWDFDDNGANSSEADPAYTFVNPGIYVVNLTVSRDYDGVYSDSATLTITVDDCAEEEGDSEEEGGSEEKTPVTQEVPEFPTIAIPMIAIIGMAFIFSRRQ